In Vigna unguiculata cultivar IT97K-499-35 chromosome 3, ASM411807v1, whole genome shotgun sequence, a single genomic region encodes these proteins:
- the LOC114174939 gene encoding uncharacterized protein LOC114174939, protein MTIGEKATEGDKNGGHENANNESPAVPPEATADEMFDDFLKQLCNDDDGLPLENDVFDGLLQPYERNTLDDVLLGVLKEMEEGERREMVADTPSHSVRKDATPTVEDEVGGNMGAVNPILTSENCSSGMNNTTVGFSNLIFSDTTGNSVNQFQSPSFPMLTCGGSSSSIHQPFPKPLQFQAIGITIRGTAAMKHRFNQGLLSPPPPSLADFHAFVCAWEGCLIGKVYPNRESLNVAKAVRKPTSPVTLTSDWRSTLRIVCFLPTKTVNYTLKICGGAIDYVFFHVTEFNNLDVYEHLSKKKMCAKVELPSETIILSATESKYHYLGTIIPRDTVFIQPV, encoded by the exons GAGAATGCAAACAATGAATCCCCTGCAGTTCCACCAGAAGCAACAGCAGATGAGATGTTTGATGATTTTCTTAAACAGCTATGCAATGACGATGATGGTTTACCACTGGAAAATGATGTTTTTGACGGTCTTCTACAACCATATGAGAGGAATACTCTGGATGATGTTTTACTAGGAGTTCTTAAAGAGATGGAAGAAGGAGAACGGAGAGAAATGGTAGCAGATACTCCATCACATAGTGTCAGAAAAGACGCAACTCCAACTGTAGAAGATGAAGTAGGAGGCAACATGGGTGCAGTGAATCCAATCCTCACCTCAGAAAACTGTTCAAGTGGTATGAATAACACCACAGTTGGATTTAGTAATCTGATATTCTCTGACACAACAGGAAACTCAGTGAATCAATTTCAATCACCAAGCTTCCCAATGCTTACTTGTGGTGGTAGTAGCAGCAGCATTCACCAACCATTTCCAAAGCCCCTTCAATTCCAAGCGATTGGAATCACTATACGAGGAACTGCTGCAATGAAGCATCGATTTAATCAGGGACTTCTTTCCCCTCCTCCACCATCTCTCGCCGATTTTCATGCCTTCGTCTGTGCATGGGAG GGATGTTTGATTGGAAAAGTTTATCCGAATCGTGAATCTCTTAATGTTGCAAAG GCAGTGAGGAAACCAACATCACCTGTCAC GCTTACTTCTGATTGGAGGAGTACCCTGCGAATCGTCTGCTTCTTACCCACAAAGACTGTGAACTATACACTGAA GATATGTGGCGGAGCAATTGATTATGTGTTCTTTCACGTAACTGAATTCAACAACCTTGACGTGTACGAGCATCTGAGCAAAAAGAAAATG TGTGCAAAAGTTGAACTCCCTTCAGAGACTATAATCTTATCTGCAACCGAAAGCAAATATCACTACTTAGGAACAATTATTCCTAGG GATACAGTATTTATTCAACCCGTCTAA